The window AGGCAGACACGGCCCCGGAGCACCCCCGCCGCCGGGGTCGGCGGGATACGGACCGGGGCCGTCGCCCGGGTGATGCCGAAGCCCTCGAACCACTCCCGCACCGCCGTCGTCGAGCGGCGGGTCAGGATCGAGCGGGTGCGGACCGGGTCCAGGTCGGACGGATCGAGGTCGCCCTCACTGTCGTACGCGCCGAAGGCGATCAGCTCGAAGTCGCGGTTCTCCAGCGTCGCCGGGGCGCCGAGCAGCTCGGAGATCTCGTCGACGAGGTCCTGGTAGTCGCCCACGGGGTGGGGCGATGCGGATTCCGGCGTCACCCGGGCATTGTCCCGTACGGACAGGTCTTCATACATCTGTCTGAGATCTGCGGCACGGATGCGTGACAGCTGTCGATGGCCGACGATCGGCGGGATCCTTAGGTTTCACGGTGGTTCTGTCTGCTGGTCTGTGGAGGTGCCCCGTGCTGGGTCCCGTGATTCTCGCCGCGTCGCGCAGCGGCCGGATACGACGCCTGATCTCGGCGGCGCCGGTGACCAGGCAGGTCGTCGACCGCTTCATCCCCGGGGAGCGGGTCGACGACATCGTCCCGGTCGTCCGGGACCTCACCGCCAAGGGCCTCGACGTGACCCTGGACGTCGTCGGCGAGGACATCACCCGTCCGGAGCAGGCCACCGCCGCCCGCGACGCCTATCTGGAGCTGATCGACCGGCTGAAGGAGCTGGAGCTCGGCGAACGCGCCGAGATGTCCGTCAAGCTCTCCCTGTTCGGCCAGGCCCTCCCGGGCGGCCACGAGCTGGCCCTCGCAGGCGTCAGGCCGGTCGTCGAGGCGGCCGCCGCGATCGGGACGACGGTCACGCTCGACGCCGAGGACCACACCACCCTCGACTCGATGTTCGCCATCCACGACGAGCTGCGGCGGGACTTCCCGCAGACCGGCTGCGTCATCCAGGCCTACCTCTTCCGCACCGAGACCGACGCCCGCCGCCTCGCCGCGAACGGCAGCCGGGTGCGGCTGGTGAAGGGCGCCTACAAGGAGCCCGCCGAGGTCGCCTTCCAGCAGAAGGCCGAGATCGACAAGGCGTACGTACGCGTCCTGAAGATCCTCCTGGAGGGAGAGGGGTACCCGATGATCGGGTCGCACGACCCGCGCCTCATCTCCATCACCCAGGAACTCGCCCACCGCGCCGGGCGCAAACCGGACGAGTACGAGTTCCAGATGCTCTACGGCATCCGCGGCGACGAGCACCTGCGGCTCGCCGCCGAAGGGCACCGCATGCGCGTCTACACCGCGTACGGCACCGACTGGTACGGCTACTTCATGCGCCGCCTCGCGGAGAAGCCGGCGAACCTGCGCTTCTTCGTCCGCTCGATGATCAGCAAGGGCTGAGCCGACACCGCCCGCTCAGGACACCGCCCGCTCAGGACACCGCTCACGTCAAGGAGTTACGGAAATCATGGACGCTGTGACCCAGGTCCCCACCCCCGTCAACGAGCCGGTGCACGGCTACGCCCCCGGCTCGCCCGAGCGGGCCCGGCTGGAGGCCAGGCTCAAGGAGCTGGCCGAGAACCCGGTCGACCTGCCGATGACCATCGGCGGCGAGCGGCGGATGGGCGGCGGCGACCGCTTCGACGTGGTGCAGCCGCACAACCACAAGGCCCGCCTCGGCACCTACGCCAACGCGACCCGGCAGGACGCCCAGGACGCCATCGACGCGGCCCTCGCCGCCGCGCCCGCCTGGCGCGCGATGTCCTTCGACGACCGCGCGGCGATCATCCTGCGCGCCGCCGAGCTGCTCGCCGGCCCCTGGCGCGAGACGCTGGCCGCCTCCACCATGCTGGGCCAGTCGAAGACCGCCCAGCAGGCCGAGATCGACTGTCCCTGCGAGCTGGTCGACTTCTGGCGCTTCAACGTCAAGTACGCCCGTGACCTGCTCGCCGAGCAGCCCCCGGCCAACTCGCCGGGCGTCTGGAACCGTCTCGACCACCGCCCGCTCGAAGGCTTCGTCTACGCGATCACCCCCTTCAACTTCACCGCCATCGCGGGCAACCTGCCGACCGCCCCGGCCCTCATGGGCAACGTGGTGGTCTGGAAGCCGAGCCCCACGCAGACCCACGCCGCCGTGCTGCTGATGCGGCTGCTGGAGGAGGCGGGCCTGCCCAAGGGCGTCATCAACCTGGTCACCGGCGACGGCATCGAGGTGTCCGAGGTCGCGCTGGAGCACCGCGACCTCGCCGGCATCCACTTCACCGGCTCGACGAAGACCTTCCAGTACCTGTGGAAGACGGTCGGCGCGAACATCGAGAAGTACCGCTCGTACCCGCGGCTGGTCGGTGAGACCGGCGGCAAGGACTTCGTGGTCGCCCATCCGTCCGCCGACCGCGCGATCCTCAAGACCGCCCTCACCCGGGGCGCCTTCGAGTACCAGGGCCAGAAGTGCAGCGCGACCTCCCGGGCCTACATCCCGGCGTCGATCTGGAACTCGGGCTTCAAGGAGGAGTTCGCCGCCGAGGTCGAGTACCTGACCATGGGCGACGTCACCGATCTGTCCAACTTCGTCGGCGCCGTCATCGACGAACGCTCCTTCGCCAAGAACAAGGCCGCCATCGACCGCGCCAAGTCCGACCCGACCTGCACGATCGTCGCGGGCGGCTCGTACGACGACTCCGTCGGGTACTTCGTCCGCCCGACAGTCGTCGAGTGCACCGACCCGGCCAACGAGGTCTTCACCACCGAGTACTTCGGCCCGTTCCTCGCCGTCCACGTCTACGAGGACGACCGCTACGAGGAGATGCTGACCCAGATGGAGTCGGTGTCCGCTTACGCCCTGACGGGTTCGGTGATCTCGGGCGACCGCGCGGCCGCCGCGTACACGATGGACAGGCTCCGCTACGCGGCCGGCAACTTCTACATCAACGACAAGTCCACCGGCGCCGTCGTCGGCCAGCAGCCCTTCGGCGGCGGCCGCGCCTCGGGCACCAACGACAAGGCCGGGGCCCCGCAGAACCTGATGCGCTGGACCCTGACCCGCGCCATCAAGGAGACCCTGGTCCCGCCGACGGACTACACGTACCCGCACATGGGCTGACCCGGACATCTGGTCCGCCGCTCGTCGCGCCCCCGTTCCCGGGACCCGGGAACGGGGGCGCGGTCATGTGACGGATGGGAAAAGGCCAGGTCAACGATGTGTGACCCAATCCACCGTCTCAGATAGTAGGAAGTCCGACTAACTGTGGAGACAGATGCGCCGACCTCGCCTAGCTTTGTAGGAGCCGAACGTCTCGCTCGATCCAGCGAATGGCGGTCGTGAGCCGGAGCCCTAGGCAGGCAACCCCTGCGGCCCCGCTCCCCGCCCCTTCCGGCGTCTCGTACACCTCCCGTTTCCGAACTCCGGAATGCCTCGAAGGAGTCGATTTCCCATGGCCGAGACGACCGTCCGCCGCCGAGTCCGTCACGTTTCCCGGACCACCGAGTCCGACCGCAAGAACGCCGCCGCCGCCCTCCAGCGCGCCCTCGACCGCAGGGACAACGGCGGTTCGACCGGGCACTGAGCCCCCTGCCGGGAGCCGCACCCGTGTTCGGGGTGCGGTGCGGCCGTGAGCGGACGGCTCACGCGCCGCGCCGCACCTCGAAGTGGTCGATCCGCCTGCCGTCCTCGGCCAGCGCCGACACCTTCAGAGCCGGACGCGCGCCGCTCTCCGCCTCCACCGAGAGCAGCGAGAAGCCCCGGTAGCGCACCCGCGACCACTCCACCGTCTCCGCCTTCGACCTGCGGGACTTGGTCCACTCGAACGTCTCGACGGCGTCGTGGCGGGTCACGTGCCCCTCGTAGCTCTCCTTGACGCCGGACGGGAAGCCGTACAGATCGCGCCCGCCGCCGCCCGCCGTGACATACACGATCCCGTCCCGGGTCGGGTCGGTCGACGCGCCGATGGGGACCGCCCGGCCGACCTCGCCGCCCTTGACGGCGTCGGTCCGCTCGTAGACGTGGTTGTGGCCGTTGATCACCAGGTCCACCTGGTGCTTCGCGAACAGCGGCAGCCAGGTGTCGCGGATGCCGCCGTCGGAGGCGTGCGAGGACGTCGAGTAGGCGCAGTGGTGGAAGAAGACGACGACGAAGTCCACGCCCTTCGCGGTCCGCAGCTCACCCAGCGTCCTGTCCAGCCATCTGGTCTGCCGACCGCCCGTGTAGCCGAAGTTGGCGGGGATCTCGTACGACACGTCGTTGGCGTCCAGCGCCACGAAGGCGACGTTGCCGTAGGTGAACGCGTACACGCCCGGTGCCGTGCGCGGATCGAAGCCGTTGTCCGGGAGGGACCAGCGGGCGAGCTGGCCGCCGTAGCCGTCCGGCGAGTACCAGGCCTCCATGTCGTGGTTGCCGGTCGTCACCATCCACGGCACGGACCTGGCCACCGACTCGTTCTGCTTGAGGAACAGGTCCCAGAACCCGGGGTCGTAGCCGTCCGACGTGACGCCCTTGCCGTTG is drawn from Streptomyces bottropensis ATCC 25435 and contains these coding sequences:
- the pruA gene encoding L-glutamate gamma-semialdehyde dehydrogenase; the protein is MDAVTQVPTPVNEPVHGYAPGSPERARLEARLKELAENPVDLPMTIGGERRMGGGDRFDVVQPHNHKARLGTYANATRQDAQDAIDAALAAAPAWRAMSFDDRAAIILRAAELLAGPWRETLAASTMLGQSKTAQQAEIDCPCELVDFWRFNVKYARDLLAEQPPANSPGVWNRLDHRPLEGFVYAITPFNFTAIAGNLPTAPALMGNVVVWKPSPTQTHAAVLLMRLLEEAGLPKGVINLVTGDGIEVSEVALEHRDLAGIHFTGSTKTFQYLWKTVGANIEKYRSYPRLVGETGGKDFVVAHPSADRAILKTALTRGAFEYQGQKCSATSRAYIPASIWNSGFKEEFAAEVEYLTMGDVTDLSNFVGAVIDERSFAKNKAAIDRAKSDPTCTIVAGGSYDDSVGYFVRPTVVECTDPANEVFTTEYFGPFLAVHVYEDDRYEEMLTQMESVSAYALTGSVISGDRAAAAYTMDRLRYAAGNFYINDKSTGAVVGQQPFGGGRASGTNDKAGAPQNLMRWTLTRAIKETLVPPTDYTYPHMG
- a CDS encoding purple acid phosphatase family protein; protein product: MDIPDFGIPPRLARRMSMAEQHEYLRTKLTRRRTLVTAGSLAAGGLLTGCGGSGSPNSTPSTTSSAPSPATSRLPGSAVVPFGRHLAFGGDPRKEMRISWQVPVAVRKPYVRVGLKPEELSRKIDAEIRDLHTPGVEGVRLELEQYYVHAALDGLRPGTTYYYGVGHEGFDPASPAHRSTIATFRTAPAAPETFVFTAFGDQGVGSAAAANDNLIARRKPAFHLHAGDICYANGNGKGVTSDGYDPGFWDLFLKQNESVARSVPWMVTTGNHDMEAWYSPDGYGGQLARWSLPDNGFDPRTAPGVYAFTYGNVAFVALDANDVSYEIPANFGYTGGRQTRWLDRTLGELRTAKGVDFVVVFFHHCAYSTSSHASDGGIRDTWLPLFAKHQVDLVINGHNHVYERTDAVKGGEVGRAVPIGASTDPTRDGIVYVTAGGGGRDLYGFPSGVKESYEGHVTRHDAVETFEWTKSRRSKAETVEWSRVRYRGFSLLSVEAESGARPALKVSALAEDGRRIDHFEVRRGA
- a CDS encoding proline dehydrogenase family protein — translated: MLGPVILAASRSGRIRRLISAAPVTRQVVDRFIPGERVDDIVPVVRDLTAKGLDVTLDVVGEDITRPEQATAARDAYLELIDRLKELELGERAEMSVKLSLFGQALPGGHELALAGVRPVVEAAAAIGTTVTLDAEDHTTLDSMFAIHDELRRDFPQTGCVIQAYLFRTETDARRLAANGSRVRLVKGAYKEPAEVAFQQKAEIDKAYVRVLKILLEGEGYPMIGSHDPRLISITQELAHRAGRKPDEYEFQMLYGIRGDEHLRLAAEGHRMRVYTAYGTDWYGYFMRRLAEKPANLRFFVRSMISKG